The following coding sequences are from one Candidatus Nitrohelix vancouverensis window:
- the folD gene encoding bifunctional methylenetetrahydrofolate dehydrogenase/methenyltetrahydrofolate cyclohydrolase FolD: MNLIDGKKVSTEIIEGVRVEVEALNKQAGKSPGLAVVLVGNDPASAVYVRNKKKACERAGFVSLSHDLPEETTEADLLALVKQLNEDPKVNGILVQLPLPDGVDSQKVLEAIDPAKDVDGFHPRNVGALVTGISDLAPCTPAGIMELLDYYKIPVEGKNAVVLGRSNIVGKPAAILLLQRNATVTICHSRTQNIKEVSASADILVAAIGKANFVTADMVKEGATVIDVGINRVDGKLVGDVAFDEVAEKAAFITPVPGGVGPMTIALLMKNTLKAFRSQNGL; encoded by the coding sequence ATGAATTTGATCGATGGAAAAAAAGTTTCTACGGAAATCATTGAAGGCGTGCGCGTCGAAGTCGAAGCGCTGAACAAGCAAGCTGGAAAATCCCCCGGACTGGCCGTGGTTTTGGTCGGAAACGACCCGGCCTCCGCCGTGTATGTTCGCAACAAGAAAAAAGCCTGCGAGCGGGCCGGATTTGTTTCGTTGTCGCACGACCTTCCTGAAGAAACGACGGAAGCGGACTTGCTGGCTCTCGTCAAGCAACTGAACGAAGACCCAAAGGTCAACGGCATTCTCGTGCAATTGCCTTTGCCGGACGGCGTCGATTCGCAAAAGGTGTTGGAGGCGATTGATCCCGCGAAGGACGTGGACGGTTTTCATCCGCGCAACGTGGGCGCGCTGGTCACCGGCATTTCCGATCTGGCTCCCTGCACGCCCGCTGGCATCATGGAACTGCTGGACTATTATAAGATCCCCGTCGAAGGCAAGAACGCTGTCGTTCTCGGGCGCAGTAATATTGTCGGCAAGCCCGCCGCCATCTTGTTGTTACAACGCAACGCCACCGTCACGATCTGTCATTCGCGCACGCAAAACATCAAGGAAGTGTCCGCGTCGGCAGACATCCTCGTCGCGGCGATAGGCAAGGCCAATTTTGTGACCGCCGATATGGTGAAAGAAGGCGCGACGGTGATTGACGTCGGCATCAACCGTGTGGACGGAAAACTGGTCGGCGACGTGGCTTTTGACGAGGTCGCTGAAAAAGCGGCTTTCATCACGCCCGTACCGGGCGGCGTGGGGCCAATGACGATCGCGCTTCTGATGAAAAACACGCTCAAGGCGTTCCGTAGCCAAAACGGTTTATAA
- a CDS encoding sigma-54-dependent Fis family transcriptional regulator: MRHIDSYANIQAIRKISSLFSTTSVEVDELLGMVIDTASEIVGARNTSLLLISDDDQKLQFYQATGKNKGKLAGFEIPLKTGISGLVAESGKPIISNDVQNDPRWYRKVSDIVKLKVNSIACFPIIVEDTVVGVVQFLDKRDDTPFSDLEVEVLERFTALMAKFFQISKNRMALGAEFDRLRENYMRRYLIVGESDAVQQCIRLAEKVAPSKAAVLITGESGTGKELFAHLIHDHSPRQNRPFVSVSCGALPASILERELFGHEKGAFTGADSRKIGLFEAADHGTLFLDEVGEMPLDMQVKLLRVLQEESFMRLGGTETIKVDVRVVTATNRDLEKMTQSGEFRQDLFYRINVINMKLPSMRERKEDISDLVSYFVKKYSPEGTPPKKFDKRLISHLMGYSWPGNIRELENAVERAIVLSDGDELTNDLFPLEGAQAPVEINVGSTLKDANDAFRRTFIKNTLKTTQGNRTKAANILDIQRSYLSRLIKELNIREDKL, encoded by the coding sequence ATGAGACATATAGACAGTTACGCAAATATACAGGCCATTCGAAAAATTTCGTCTTTATTCAGCACGACTTCCGTCGAGGTGGACGAACTGCTGGGCATGGTGATCGACACGGCGAGCGAGATTGTGGGCGCCCGCAACACGTCCTTGCTCCTCATCAGCGACGACGACCAGAAGTTGCAGTTTTATCAGGCGACCGGCAAGAACAAGGGGAAACTGGCGGGTTTTGAGATTCCGTTGAAGACGGGTATCAGCGGACTGGTGGCAGAGTCTGGCAAGCCGATCATATCCAACGACGTGCAGAACGATCCGCGCTGGTATCGCAAGGTCAGCGACATCGTCAAACTCAAGGTCAATTCCATCGCCTGTTTTCCAATCATCGTTGAAGACACGGTAGTGGGCGTGGTGCAGTTTTTGGACAAGCGCGACGACACGCCGTTTTCTGATTTGGAGGTCGAGGTTTTAGAGCGTTTCACCGCCTTGATGGCCAAGTTCTTTCAAATTTCTAAGAATCGAATGGCGTTGGGCGCTGAGTTTGATCGCCTGCGCGAAAATTACATGCGACGCTATCTGATTGTCGGCGAGAGCGATGCGGTACAGCAATGCATTCGTCTTGCGGAGAAAGTGGCGCCTTCCAAAGCGGCGGTTTTGATTACGGGAGAAAGCGGAACCGGCAAAGAATTGTTTGCGCATCTCATTCACGACCACAGTCCGCGGCAGAACAGGCCGTTTGTTTCCGTCAGTTGCGGGGCCTTGCCCGCGTCCATACTGGAGCGCGAATTATTCGGTCATGAGAAAGGCGCCTTCACCGGCGCGGACAGCCGCAAGATCGGCTTGTTTGAAGCGGCGGATCACGGCACCCTGTTTCTGGACGAAGTCGGCGAGATGCCGCTGGACATGCAGGTGAAACTGCTCCGTGTACTGCAGGAGGAATCCTTCATGCGGCTCGGCGGCACGGAGACGATCAAGGTGGATGTGCGCGTCGTCACCGCGACCAATCGCGACCTTGAGAAAATGACGCAGTCTGGAGAGTTTCGTCAGGATCTGTTTTACCGCATCAACGTGATCAATATGAAACTTCCCTCCATGCGCGAGCGCAAGGAAGACATTTCGGATCTGGTTTCCTATTTTGTGAAAAAGTACAGCCCTGAAGGGACGCCCCCGAAGAAATTCGACAAGCGCCTGATTTCGCATTTGATGGGTTATTCCTGGCCGGGCAATATCCGCGAATTGGAAAACGCTGTTGAAAGAGCTATTGTGTTGAGCGACGGCGACGAATTGACCAATGATTTGTTCCCGCTGGAAGGCGCGCAGGCGCCGGTTGAAATCAATGTGGGTTCCACGCTCAAGGACGCCAACGACGCATTCCGCCGCACCTTCATCAAAAACACTTTGAAGACCACGCAGGGCAACCGCACCAAGGCCGCCAATATCCTTGATATTCAACGTTCTTACCTTTCCCGCCTGATAAAGGAATTGAATATCCGCGAAGATAAATTATAA
- a CDS encoding dihydrofolate reductase, whose translation MRKLIAITQVTLDGVMQVPGGPKEDPSNGFAHGGWAMPFVDDTLNQVIDEIISGEFDMLLGRRTYDIFASYWPNQGDNPIAMAFDKATKYVATHSNDHLSWKNSQRIDGDIAEAVRRLKLSNGSELHVWGSSELLQTLIATKLIDEHRLWVFPVVLGDGKRLFGNGVPTHGLTLVGTQSTPSGVLVNTYRDQTQSDGLFNI comes from the coding sequence ATGAGAAAATTGATTGCCATCACACAAGTCACACTTGACGGCGTTATGCAGGTGCCCGGCGGGCCGAAGGAAGACCCAAGTAATGGTTTTGCTCACGGAGGCTGGGCCATGCCTTTTGTGGATGACACTTTGAATCAGGTCATTGACGAGATCATATCTGGTGAGTTTGACATGCTGTTGGGTCGCCGCACCTATGATATCTTCGCATCCTATTGGCCGAACCAGGGTGATAATCCCATCGCCATGGCCTTCGATAAAGCGACGAAGTATGTTGCCACGCACAGCAACGATCACCTCAGCTGGAAAAATTCACAGCGCATAGATGGAGACATTGCAGAGGCAGTTCGTCGATTGAAGTTATCAAATGGCTCTGAATTGCATGTATGGGGAAGTAGTGAGTTGCTGCAAACGCTCATCGCCACCAAACTTATTGACGAGCATCGCCTATGGGTCTTTCCGGTAGTGCTTGGCGACGGAAAACGACTGTTCGGAAATGGTGTTCCAACGCACGGCCTCACGCTGGTTGGAACGCAAAGCACACCCAGTGGTGTCCTTGTCAACACCTACCGCGACCAGACGCAAAGTGATGGGCTCTTCAACATATGA
- a CDS encoding tetratricopeptide repeat protein, with amino-acid sequence MKSRLNIFHPVGVCAALILTGIAVYANHLNNPFQFDSIRYIPNHPLLQNAEQYFTWEMLEREYKHRWLLMATLAGNVLLDGFRPFGFHLVNLTIHIFNSLLVFCVAVTWSRKFYPDDATPPQAIGLFTALLFLAHPMQTESVIYVISRGGALATSFYLLGFLCFQHLLKAEAKTASRIFAALGIVACMILGFSAKQTLITLPALLFFYYLFCGDSRQRVLNWMRRRLPILIGAGLVISGALLWKLLTDEAFLIGPSKAGESIGRLNFMFTQPGVLVGYYLRLLFLPFNLNVDPDIPLVTSALSFSLWGALATLALLFALAVKAARRGATVYLFCLGWFLLVISPSSSIITLEDLAAERRVYLASLGLFFPCAALLLRGLYSYPRLRLLVPILIVACLCATTMKRNAVWSSESRLWNDTLKKSPNKIRPLVNLARAYTTEGDPKQAVALYERSLRLNPNIFHSHYNLGNLYWAEGKTELALHHLLQARQLEPSIPETHGRLGELYLALKRFEDADRSLRKAVELFPQYAVALRNLGLLYYFEWKRLEEGRAFFQLSLFLDPNQPDADSLRQIINAPR; translated from the coding sequence ATGAAATCACGGCTTAACATTTTTCATCCCGTCGGCGTCTGCGCGGCGCTGATCCTGACCGGGATCGCCGTTTACGCGAATCACCTGAACAACCCCTTTCAGTTCGACAGCATCCGCTACATTCCCAACCACCCGCTCCTGCAAAACGCGGAACAGTATTTCACCTGGGAGATGCTGGAACGCGAGTACAAACACCGCTGGCTGTTGATGGCGACGCTTGCGGGCAACGTTCTGCTCGACGGCTTCCGCCCCTTCGGTTTTCATCTGGTCAACCTGACGATTCATATATTCAATTCTCTGCTTGTCTTTTGCGTCGCTGTGACCTGGAGCCGAAAATTTTATCCTGACGATGCCACGCCGCCGCAAGCCATTGGCCTGTTCACCGCGCTCCTGTTTCTGGCGCACCCGATGCAAACCGAATCGGTGATCTACGTCATCAGCCGAGGCGGCGCGCTCGCGACCTCCTTCTACCTGCTCGGCTTCCTTTGCTTTCAGCATCTACTGAAAGCGGAAGCCAAAACCGCGTCGCGCATCTTCGCCGCACTGGGCATCGTCGCCTGCATGATCCTTGGCTTCAGCGCCAAGCAGACCCTCATCACTTTGCCCGCGCTGTTGTTTTTCTATTATCTGTTCTGCGGCGACTCCCGCCAGCGCGTATTGAACTGGATGCGAAGACGTCTGCCGATTCTGATCGGCGCGGGGCTTGTAATATCTGGCGCGCTCTTATGGAAACTGCTCACGGATGAGGCTTTCCTGATCGGCCCCTCCAAGGCTGGGGAATCGATCGGGCGATTGAATTTCATGTTCACGCAACCCGGCGTTCTCGTAGGATATTATTTACGCCTCCTGTTTTTGCCCTTCAATCTGAACGTGGACCCGGACATTCCGCTGGTCACCTCCGCCCTGTCGTTTTCGCTGTGGGGCGCGCTTGCAACGCTGGCCCTGCTGTTTGCGCTAGCGGTGAAGGCGGCGCGGCGCGGCGCGACGGTCTACCTGTTCTGTCTCGGCTGGTTTCTGCTCGTCATTTCTCCGTCCTCATCAATCATCACTCTGGAAGACCTCGCCGCCGAGCGCAGGGTCTACCTCGCCAGCCTCGGATTGTTTTTCCCTTGCGCCGCCCTGCTGTTGCGCGGTCTTTATTCTTACCCGCGACTGCGCCTGCTGGTCCCGATCCTTATCGTCGCCTGTCTTTGCGCGACCACGATGAAACGCAACGCCGTGTGGTCGAGCGAATCCCGACTGTGGAACGACACGCTTAAAAAATCGCCGAACAAGATTCGACCGCTGGTCAACCTGGCGCGCGCCTACACGACGGAAGGCGACCCGAAACAAGCCGTCGCGCTTTATGAACGCTCATTGCGGCTCAATCCAAATATTTTTCATTCGCATTACAACCTCGGCAACCTGTACTGGGCGGAGGGAAAAACAGAACTAGCCCTGCATCACCTCCTGCAAGCGCGACAACTCGAACCTTCGATTCCCGAAACGCATGGCAGGCTCGGCGAACTGTATCTGGCATTGAAACGCTTTGAAGACGCCGACCGCTCCCTCAGGAAAGCCGTCGAACTCTTCCCGCAATACGCCGTCGCCTTGCGCAATCTGGGCCTGCTGTATTATTTCGAATGGAAACGACTGGAGGAAGGCCGGGCGTTTTTTCAGCTCTCCCTGTTTCTGGATCCGAATCAACCCGACGCCGACTCCCTGCGCCAGATCATCAACGCCCCTCGCTAG
- a CDS encoding tetratricopeptide repeat protein, whose protein sequence is MNQPSLQTNLIRSGVIASLCIIVYFNSLMGPFQYDDKEALSRSWVASISAFSNEVSWLEVANRPALIFSFALNKELGGNQTLGFHLVNLFLHCAIAILTLSLLLRIRRLRALAGFAMHPAIPFGAALLFAVHPLHSDSVSYISSRSTLLATFFYLLSLLAFFRLFSTERAGRSRPIIALCGLLIFAYLAVASKLIAATLPIACFFLFVFIIGPRWRPRLAAQLSQPKCIAAYIALALGALAFALFVPESIYAPRDQGSQFFSRADYLWMQIEIIALFYAKLVFLPFNLNVDIGYPLAASLPNWNSLIALSVLLSLAWFAWQRKDFWIGAGLIWFVTALAPTSSVIPLSDLAVEHRTYLPMTLGFTMVVVSLLNGGGRRAFVFLLPVALIFSLLTAERNRAWTSEEALWKDAALKTPHSPRTHNNLGRVYYDQGDARKAQEHFLQAIQNIELSNRQRGFDIAEPHYNIASLYLDLNQLNDSQKEYEITLSIQPENFKAHLGLGSVYNRKGDLTKALEQFDRALELRQAQAPGRDYPLARINRGEVFGKTGRFEEAVREFEIAIEFDPSSHVAHHNLGVANMALTRFEKAERAFLEALRLKPGFAPSSAGLKDARLQSQRKNATHP, encoded by the coding sequence ATGAACCAGCCTTCTTTACAGACCAATCTGATACGCTCTGGAGTCATTGCAAGTCTCTGTATTATCGTCTATTTCAATTCCCTGATGGGACCGTTTCAATACGACGACAAGGAGGCGCTTTCGCGGAGCTGGGTCGCCAGCATCTCGGCGTTTTCAAATGAAGTGAGCTGGCTGGAAGTCGCCAACCGCCCGGCGTTGATTTTTTCTTTCGCCCTGAACAAGGAACTGGGCGGCAATCAGACCCTGGGCTTTCATCTCGTCAACTTATTTTTACACTGCGCCATCGCGATTCTGACACTGTCTCTTTTATTACGCATTCGGCGTTTGCGCGCTTTGGCTGGCTTTGCAATGCATCCGGCGATCCCTTTCGGAGCGGCGCTCCTGTTCGCGGTTCATCCTTTGCACAGCGATTCGGTCTCCTATATCTCCTCGCGCTCCACCCTGCTCGCGACCTTTTTCTATTTGCTCAGCTTGCTTGCATTTTTCCGATTATTTTCAACGGAGCGCGCTGGCCGGAGTCGACCGATCATTGCGCTCTGCGGACTCTTGATATTCGCGTATCTCGCCGTCGCATCCAAACTCATCGCCGCGACGCTCCCGATCGCCTGTTTTTTTCTCTTTGTATTCATTATAGGGCCGCGCTGGCGCCCGCGACTGGCCGCACAATTGTCTCAGCCCAAATGCATCGCCGCCTATATTGCGCTGGCTCTTGGCGCGCTGGCTTTCGCCCTCTTCGTTCCTGAATCGATCTACGCGCCGCGCGATCAGGGATCGCAGTTTTTTTCGCGCGCGGACTATTTATGGATGCAGATTGAAATCATCGCCCTGTTTTATGCAAAGCTTGTTTTTCTACCCTTCAATCTGAACGTGGACATCGGCTACCCGCTGGCGGCGAGTCTGCCCAATTGGAATTCTCTGATCGCGCTCTCCGTTCTTCTGAGCCTCGCCTGGTTTGCCTGGCAACGGAAAGATTTCTGGATCGGCGCCGGGCTGATCTGGTTTGTAACGGCGCTGGCGCCGACGTCGAGCGTGATCCCCCTGAGCGATCTCGCCGTGGAACATCGGACCTATCTGCCGATGACGCTGGGATTCACCATGGTCGTCGTCTCCCTGCTGAACGGCGGCGGCCGCCGCGCCTTCGTCTTCCTGCTCCCGGTCGCGCTGATCTTCAGCCTGTTGACGGCGGAGCGCAACCGCGCCTGGACGAGCGAGGAGGCGCTGTGGAAAGACGCCGCATTGAAAACGCCGCATTCGCCGCGCACGCACAACAATCTGGGCCGCGTCTATTACGATCAGGGCGACGCGAGAAAAGCGCAGGAACATTTCCTTCAGGCGATTCAGAATATTGAGCTGAGCAATCGCCAGCGCGGATTCGATATCGCCGAGCCGCATTACAATATCGCCAGCCTCTATCTGGATCTCAATCAGTTGAACGATTCTCAGAAGGAATACGAAATCACTCTTTCCATTCAGCCGGAAAATTTCAAGGCGCATCTGGGTCTGGGTTCGGTTTACAATCGCAAAGGAGATTTAACGAAAGCGCTGGAACAATTTGATCGCGCCCTGGAATTGCGACAAGCGCAGGCTCCGGGACGGGACTATCCGCTGGCCCGCATCAACCGCGGCGAAGTGTTTGGCAAGACCGGACGTTTCGAAGAAGCCGTCAGGGAATTTGAAATCGCCATCGAGTTCGATCCTTCGTCTCATGTCGCGCATCACAATCTCGGCGTCGCCAACATGGCGCTGACTCGTTTCGAGAAGGCGGAACGCGCCTTCCTCGAAGCTCTGCGCCTGAAACCCGGCTTCGCGCCCTCCAGCGCGGGACTGAAGGACGCGCGCCTGCAATCGCAACGAAAGAACGCAACGCATCCATGA
- a CDS encoding tetratricopeptide repeat protein, with the protein MNAAQIKNQILCIGLLTLLGLIVFMGSLRAPFIYDDLHAIVDNPYIQNLEEFQKRVGIENIFNRSVLLLSFAFNYALGQNDVLGYHLVNVWLHLACVLLLYCVAREALALAPPEERARLRSLPFLAAALHAVNPVTVESVVYLSSRSSLQATFFYLASFLCFMRYCREKESQNRSLHLGVLLILCALCFFLGVGTKEIVFTLPVIAMFFLWLKTDAAHRRQILLPAGIAGVCVAAYLLLRYVKLGALFSATADPSAGMMDRGVYFMTQIKVWVSYYLNKLMFPINLNLEPDVIPVAGWSDPGFLCSLGFLIALAVLVYRQPSRLLCFAFLWAAVTLLPTSSIAPLKQFAVERRAYLPGTGFSIAFAYLFLNLVKSGPRIAYFAMAVLALFSLLTAHRAHDFRSSLSIWQDAAHKSPKVALTHNNLALALIEREQADEAQKELETVLKLEPQHSEALINLGHIHSRRQQWAKALPYFERALALGSERAEVFYNIGSAKIQLGQPREALSFLKQAVSKKPGVLEYRLLLANTYRQFKDYDNALLQYRLVLRDHPQNMDAHNNMGVIFWNLQAFKLAESEFLKALEIQEDQAEIHGNLASLYLITDRPQDALKHLDRWLELEPDNARAKELQGVASKLASQLSK; encoded by the coding sequence ATGAACGCCGCTCAAATCAAAAACCAGATTCTCTGCATCGGACTGCTGACCCTGCTTGGCCTGATCGTCTTCATGGGAAGCCTGCGCGCTCCCTTTATCTACGACGATTTGCACGCCATCGTCGACAATCCCTACATCCAGAATCTGGAAGAATTCCAGAAGCGAGTCGGCATTGAAAATATTTTCAACCGCTCCGTTTTATTGCTGTCCTTCGCTTTCAATTACGCGCTAGGACAAAACGACGTGCTCGGCTATCACCTCGTCAATGTCTGGCTCCATCTTGCCTGCGTTCTACTTCTGTATTGTGTCGCGCGCGAGGCCTTGGCGCTGGCGCCGCCGGAAGAACGGGCCCGTCTGCGCTCCCTGCCCTTCCTCGCCGCCGCCCTGCACGCCGTCAACCCGGTGACCGTCGAGTCCGTGGTCTATCTGTCCAGTCGCTCTTCCCTGCAAGCGACGTTTTTTTATCTGGCGTCTTTTCTATGCTTCATGCGTTATTGCAGGGAAAAGGAATCTCAGAATCGCTCCTTGCATTTGGGCGTTCTGCTCATTTTGTGCGCCTTGTGTTTTTTCCTTGGCGTCGGCACGAAAGAAATCGTATTCACGCTCCCCGTGATCGCGATGTTTTTTTTGTGGCTGAAAACCGACGCGGCGCATCGCCGACAGATTTTACTTCCCGCCGGAATCGCGGGGGTCTGCGTCGCCGCTTATCTGCTCCTGCGCTACGTCAAGCTGGGCGCGCTCTTCAGCGCCACCGCCGACCCGTCGGCGGGCATGATGGATCGCGGCGTTTATTTCATGACGCAGATCAAGGTCTGGGTCAGCTATTATCTGAACAAGCTGATGTTCCCGATCAATCTGAATCTGGAACCCGATGTGATTCCCGTCGCCGGCTGGAGCGATCCGGGGTTTCTTTGTTCTCTGGGTTTTCTCATCGCGCTGGCGGTTCTTGTGTATCGTCAGCCCTCGCGATTGCTCTGCTTTGCCTTTCTGTGGGCCGCCGTCACCCTGCTCCCGACCTCCAGCATCGCGCCGCTCAAACAGTTCGCGGTCGAACGCCGCGCCTATCTTCCCGGAACGGGATTCAGCATCGCCTTCGCGTACTTGTTCCTGAACCTTGTTAAATCCGGCCCGCGAATCGCGTATTTCGCGATGGCGGTGTTGGCGCTTTTTTCCCTGCTGACCGCGCACCGTGCGCATGATTTCCGCTCCAGCCTTTCCATCTGGCAGGACGCCGCGCACAAATCACCCAAAGTCGCCCTGACGCACAACAACCTTGCGCTGGCCCTGATCGAGCGGGAGCAAGCGGACGAAGCGCAAAAGGAACTGGAAACGGTTCTCAAACTGGAACCGCAACACAGCGAAGCTCTGATCAACCTCGGCCACATCCACTCGCGTCGCCAGCAATGGGCGAAAGCCCTGCCTTATTTCGAACGCGCTCTGGCGCTGGGCTCGGAGCGCGCCGAAGTGTTCTACAACATCGGCTCGGCTAAAATCCAACTGGGCCAACCGCGCGAAGCCTTGAGCTTTTTGAAGCAGGCGGTCAGCAAAAAACCCGGCGTTCTCGAATACCGCCTCCTGCTCGCCAACACCTATCGACAGTTCAAAGACTACGACAATGCTCTCCTGCAATACCGACTGGTCCTGCGCGACCACCCGCAGAACATGGACGCGCACAACAACATGGGCGTGATCTTCTGGAACCTGCAAGCCTTCAAGCTGGCGGAGTCTGAATTCCTCAAGGCGCTGGAGATTCAGGAAGACCAGGCCGAAATCCACGGCAATCTGGCGAGCCTCTACCTCATCACCGACCGACCGCAGGACGCGCTGAAACATCTCGACCGCTGGCTCGAACTGGAACCGGACAACGCCCGCGCCAAAGAATTGCAAGGCGTCGCGAGCAAACTTGCGTCGCAATTATCGAAATGA
- a CDS encoding SRPBCC domain-containing protein: MDRTFDAPIEKVWDAWTKAEQLQKWFGPKGNDILQNIMDLKVGGIYHYGLKTPEGDSYWGRWKFLDIQESKNMVFLMSFADENANIVHNPWNNKWPLLIHSTITFEEIKNQTKITLILKSHEAVNAEYEAFQEGAASMTQGWTGTLEQLEELLKQL, translated from the coding sequence ATTGACCGTACATTCGATGCCCCAATTGAAAAAGTCTGGGACGCATGGACAAAAGCAGAGCAGTTGCAAAAATGGTTCGGGCCCAAAGGTAACGATATCCTGCAAAACATCATGGATTTGAAAGTCGGAGGCATATACCACTATGGCTTAAAAACGCCGGAGGGAGACTCTTATTGGGGGCGTTGGAAGTTTTTGGATATTCAAGAATCGAAAAACATGGTCTTTTTAATGTCTTTCGCTGATGAGAATGCGAATATTGTACACAATCCTTGGAATAATAAATGGCCGCTATTGATTCACTCAACCATTACTTTCGAAGAAATAAAAAACCAAACCAAAATCACCCTCATTTTGAAATCTCATGAAGCTGTAAATGCCGAATACGAAGCTTTCCAAGAAGGTGCAGCAAGCATGACGCAAGGTTGGACAGGAACACTTGAACAACTGGAAGAATTGCTGAAACAATTATGA
- a CDS encoding exodeoxyribonuclease VII large subunit, with product MPTLEEPKIFTVREFTRDAKAILEAAFDSVWIEGEISNLRTPSSGHSYFVLKDNAAQVRCVLFKGYRSGMKYRPEDGDHVVLFGRATVYEARGEYQVIVERVEPHGLGALQKAFDQLKKKLSEEGLFDEARKRPLPEFPWKVGIVTSPTGAAIRDMLNVIRRRNPKTSVLLYPAKVQGEGAAEEVARGIQALNQVPDVDVIIVGRGGGSLEDLWAFNEEVLARAIFNSKLPVVSAVGHEVDFTIADFVADLRAPTPSAAAELVVPELSEMVALLRSETNQLINVMRRQLEERNVRLLQLSQRRRFRNPQEIFAFKAQKLDDLDRRLMRGLDQWALFQRKRLENAARRLLLGSPLKMIERMQERLDSRRRQLTRCASLLTQTGQERLRNSARRLETRMPVLLERRQERFEGLARRLNSLSPLAVLDRGYSICSHEGKALKDSEKVQAGDSVEIRLAQGQLKCKVEEK from the coding sequence ATGCCAACCCTGGAAGAACCAAAAATATTCACGGTTCGCGAATTCACTCGCGACGCCAAGGCGATTTTGGAAGCGGCCTTTGATTCGGTCTGGATCGAAGGCGAGATTTCCAATTTACGCACGCCCTCCTCAGGTCATTCCTATTTTGTTCTGAAGGACAACGCCGCGCAGGTGCGATGCGTTTTGTTCAAAGGCTATCGCTCAGGCATGAAGTACCGCCCGGAGGACGGCGACCATGTGGTCCTGTTCGGTCGCGCCACGGTTTACGAGGCGCGCGGCGAGTACCAGGTCATCGTCGAGAGGGTCGAGCCGCACGGCCTGGGCGCCTTGCAGAAGGCTTTCGATCAGTTGAAGAAAAAGTTGTCAGAGGAAGGTCTGTTCGACGAAGCGCGAAAAAGACCCCTGCCGGAATTTCCATGGAAGGTGGGCATTGTCACCTCGCCCACCGGCGCGGCGATCCGCGACATGCTCAACGTCATTCGCAGGCGCAATCCCAAAACATCCGTTCTTTTGTATCCCGCCAAGGTGCAGGGCGAAGGCGCGGCGGAGGAAGTGGCGCGCGGCATTCAGGCCTTGAATCAGGTCCCCGATGTGGACGTGATCATAGTCGGTCGCGGCGGCGGTTCGCTGGAAGATTTATGGGCCTTTAATGAAGAGGTGTTGGCGCGCGCTATTTTTAATTCGAAACTGCCGGTGGTCTCGGCGGTTGGCCACGAGGTGGATTTCACCATCGCCGATTTTGTCGCCGACCTGCGAGCGCCCACGCCCTCTGCGGCGGCGGAACTGGTGGTTCCTGAATTGTCGGAAATGGTCGCGCTGTTGCGTTCGGAAACGAATCAATTGATCAACGTCATGCGTCGTCAATTGGAAGAGCGAAACGTCCGCTTGTTGCAACTATCCCAGCGTCGGCGATTTCGCAATCCGCAGGAAATTTTTGCGTTCAAGGCGCAGAAGCTCGACGATCTGGACCGGCGCCTGATGCGCGGCCTGGATCAATGGGCCTTGTTTCAACGCAAACGTCTGGAAAACGCCGCGCGGCGTCTGCTTCTCGGTTCGCCTTTGAAAATGATCGAACGCATGCAGGAACGTCTGGATTCGCGCCGCCGTCAATTGACGCGATGCGCTTCTCTGTTGACGCAGACGGGGCAGGAGCGTTTGCGCAACAGCGCGCGACGACTCGAAACGCGCATGCCGGTATTGCTTGAGAGACGTCAGGAACGTTTCGAAGGATTGGCGCGTCGGTTGAATTCGCTGAGTCCGCTGGCGGTGCTGGATCGGGGCTATAGCATTTGTTCGCATGAGGGCAAGGCTTTGAAGGACAGCGAGAAGGTGCAAGCGGGGGACTCGGTGGAAATTCGTCTGGCGCAGGGGCAATTGAAATGCAAGGTTGAAGAGAAATGA